A genomic stretch from Terriglobus sp. RCC_193 includes:
- a CDS encoding AAA family ATPase — protein MSDHNIFELQLALPNSALAIKEKTLLGFEERYTKVRDRIRLLLSESEIASWNKKFHAGDLQLANLIKEQYPLVIFYGDVGTGKTETAECIANRIVTEAKTEDSVLFKLSNSVRGTGKVGEMSSLIAEAFQKITASAGKTRRAVLIIDEGDSLGAARSQEHSHHEDKVAVNTLIQSIDGLRRHGGRIVTILCTNRLSTLDPALYRRAALVEEFTRPDAHKRKALLKMDLKGLKMTDSQLEELVQLTGAHGKHPGFTYSDIRTRLYPEALSRAFPDRELQFADLQKAAQDVPASPVLEDK, from the coding sequence ATGAGCGATCACAACATTTTCGAGCTTCAACTGGCTCTGCCTAATTCCGCACTGGCTATCAAGGAGAAGACCCTCCTGGGGTTCGAAGAGCGATACACCAAAGTGCGAGACCGTATTCGCTTGCTGCTTAGTGAGTCGGAGATCGCGTCTTGGAATAAGAAGTTTCATGCGGGAGATCTCCAGCTCGCTAACCTGATCAAAGAGCAATACCCGTTGGTCATTTTCTACGGCGACGTTGGCACGGGGAAAACCGAGACTGCGGAATGCATCGCAAATCGGATCGTTACTGAGGCTAAGACTGAAGATTCAGTGCTTTTCAAGTTGAGCAACAGCGTACGCGGAACCGGCAAAGTCGGCGAGATGAGCTCCCTGATTGCTGAAGCCTTTCAGAAGATCACTGCGTCGGCAGGAAAAACGCGCAGAGCTGTATTGATCATTGATGAAGGCGACTCCCTTGGTGCGGCTCGCTCTCAAGAACACAGCCATCACGAAGACAAAGTCGCGGTCAACACACTAATCCAAAGCATCGACGGGTTGCGTAGACACGGAGGGCGTATTGTCACGATCCTTTGCACAAATCGGTTAAGCACGTTAGACCCGGCGCTTTATAGGCGTGCAGCGCTGGTGGAAGAGTTTACGAGGCCTGACGCCCATAAGAGGAAGGCCCTCCTCAAGATGGATTTGAAGGGCCTCAAGATGACCGATAGTCAACTTGAGGAATTGGTTCAGTTGACGGGAGCTCATGGGAAACATCCCGGCTTTACTTATTCAGACATTCGCACTCGTTTATATCCGGAAGCACTCTCCCGGGCATTTCCCGATCGTGAGCTGCAGTTTGCAGATCTTCAAAAAGCAGCACAAGATGTGCCAGCCTCTCCAGTACTGGAGGACAAATGA